In the Malania oleifera isolate guangnan ecotype guangnan chromosome 1, ASM2987363v1, whole genome shotgun sequence genome, one interval contains:
- the LOC131157764 gene encoding glyoxylase I 4-like gives MRLFGEMEIEEAGSYDQALPLLSLNHVSLLCRSVWDSVRFYEDVLGFCLIRRPSSFDFNGAWLFNYGFGIHLLENPSDDDSCTINQSRPINPKDNHISFQCTDVELVKKRLREMGIKYVTAVVEDEGITVDQVFFHDPDGYMIELCNCENIPVIPISSSAFKPRTGTSFTRIAYNKCGFMETLMMESLSVDMLNFSF, from the exons ATGAGATTGTTTGGAGAAATGGAGATAGAAGAAGCTGGCAGCTATGATCAGGCACTGCCTCTGCTCTCCTTGAATCATGTTTCTTTGTTGTGCAGATCTGTGTGGGACTCGGTGCGGTTCTATGAAGATGTGTTGGGCTTTTGCCTCATCAGGCGcccttcttcttttgatttcaaTGGAGCTTG GTTGTTCAATTACGGCTTTGGGATACACTTGTTGGAGAACCCATCCGATGATGACTCGTGCACTATCAATCAATCGAGACCCATTAATCCGAAGGACAACCACATCTCCTTCCAA TGCACTGATGTTGAGCTTGTGAAGAAGAGGCTGCGAGAAATGGGGATCAAGTATGTGACGGCGGTAGTGGAGGACGAAGGAATCACGGTGGATCAGGTGTTCTTCCATGACCCAGATGGTTATATGATCGAGCTTTGCAACTGCGAAAACATCCCAGTCATTCCCATCTCGTCCAGCGCATTCAAGCCCAGGACGGGGACAAGTTTTACGAGGATAGCATATAACAAATGTGGGTTCATGGAGACTCTGATGATGGAGAGCTTGAGCGTGGATATGTTGAACTTCTCATTTTAG